In one Patescibacteria group bacterium genomic region, the following are encoded:
- a CDS encoding TraR/DksA C4-type zinc finger protein, translating to MFNKEFLEEIKTQLKEKKKEAKKMLKSFTAKSTRLKGDYEAKFPNYGRAEDENADEVALFTDRLCSEKVLEDSLERIELSLRRIKTKKFGICESCSEKISKKRLRAVPTALNCIACKKKS from the coding sequence ATGTTTAATAAAGAATTTCTAGAAGAAATTAAAACTCAATTAAAAGAAAAAAAGAAAGAAGCAAAAAAAATGTTAAAATCATTTACTGCTAAGAGTACTCGCTTAAAAGGGGACTATGAAGCAAAGTTCCCTAATTATGGAAGAGCGGAAGATGAAAATGCTGATGAGGTTGCTCTTTTTACTGACCGACTTTGCTCAGAGAAAGTTTTAGAAGATTCCTTGGAAAGAATAGAGTTATCTTTAAGAAGAATTAAAACAAAAAAATTTGGAATCTGTGAATCTTGTTCAGAAAAAATTTCTAAAAAAAGATTAAGAGCTGTTCCAACTGCATTGAATTGCATTGCTTGCAAAAAGAAATCATGA